In Malania oleifera isolate guangnan ecotype guangnan chromosome 8, ASM2987363v1, whole genome shotgun sequence, a single window of DNA contains:
- the LOC131162628 gene encoding secreted RxLR effector protein 161-like: MEGGKPLGTRMSTSISLDRDEQGKPTDVKYYRGMIGSLLYLTASRPSIIFSVCICAPFQVAPKESHQMAIKRILRYLTDTIDLGLWYLKDTAFEMISYSDADYAGCKIDRKSTSGTCHFLRRSLSSFTGLDQRLGRLEHYMEDSSSSRGKTPMETSSRDYDDDDDDDEEGTDTDGGNDA; encoded by the exons atggagGGTGGCAAGCCGTTAGGTACTCGAATGAGCACCTCTAttagtcttgatagagatgagcaAGGAAAGCCAACAGATGTCAAGTATTACCGTGGCATGATAGGTAGTCTGCTCTATTTGACGGCTAGTAGACCTAGCATCATATTTAGTGTCTGCATATGCGCTCCCTTTCAAGtagctcctaaagaatctcaccaaatggCAATCAAGAGGATCTTGAGGTATTTGACAGACactatagacttaggtttatggtatcttAAAGATACAGCCTTTgagatgattagctattcggatgcagaTTATGCCGGATGCAAAATAGACcggaaaagtacaagtggtacttgccacttcttaAGACGATCTttg TCAAGCTTTACGGGTCTTGATCAACGGCTTGGACGCCTTGAGCACTACATGGAAGACTCATCTTCTTCACGAGGGAAAACTCCCATGGAGACGAGCTCTAGggattatgatgatgatgatgatgatgatgaagaggGTACGGACACTGACGGTGGCAATGATGCTTAG